A single genomic interval of Takifugu flavidus isolate HTHZ2018 chromosome 19, ASM371156v2, whole genome shotgun sequence harbors:
- the epb41l2 gene encoding band 4.1-like protein 2 isoform X5, which translates to MTTEASSDTEVKEKAEESAAPTDQSEKASEETQEVGNAEGEVKEKEKEGKGISRYLPTWLKKQKSQSQTSPTKEAPEKEETQEEEKPTPEVNGHAEEVVEKEPEKSEQAEHKGEECETNASAGTEPTKEEKEKDSAEERPEEPKATREEDAAEAAKREPEGAAEGVQGTGEEGQTSIFQSPLRLVKKGKMKLVVCRVNLLDGTDFTCEVEKRARGQYLFFKVCEHLNLMEKDYFGLTYKDSHEQKCWLDPTKEIKKQICSNNWQFSFNVKFYPPDPSLLTEDITRYLLCLQLRDDVATGRLPCSFVTHALLGSYTLQAEFGDYEPDQPRPLDHISQCRFAPSQNKEMEEKILELHKSHRGMTPAQADTQFLENAKKLSMYGVDLHRAKDSEGVDIMLGVCANGLLVYKDRLRINRFAWPKILKISYKRNNFYIKIRPGETEQFESTVGFKLQNHRSAKRLWKVCVENHSFFRLNAPEPPPKARFLTLGSKFRYSGRTQAQTRLASSLIDRPAPKFERTSSKRISRSLDGAPVISITDADLAENGRELHSDSKLKELTRSPSDEEAMPTQQSPGVSELAPSQDHDKTQEEVLKHQASISQLKRSFMEAPPPSPPQLNQWEKRLTSSPATIRIQQQQVVSEPQVEAATTAAAADNTLSDTKEPAKTIEVEIEETVVIQEVSKMTKPEGDVVAIGSLSEPGVKTSEPTNVAREESVSSESESEEEAEYHPNVSVSIARTQIPEEKEEELEQGEKKEEKLVEPDTAAPGVTSAPAEVSQPVEATSPEEEGAQTLEENVEEEKEEEEEKEVVGSDEVPVIPPEEAPNGVTLSAEAATEVPAHTEEEEEPKMNGEASLAEAESRPQVICCSEPPVVKTEMVTISDTFAAQKTEIATKEVPIVHTETKTITYEAAQLDGNGDGEPGVLMTAQTITSESLCTTTTTHITKTLKGGLSETRIEKRIVITGDCDIDHDEALAQAIKEAKEQHPDMSVTRVVVHKETELTEDED; encoded by the exons atgacaacagaagCGAGCTCTGATACGGAGGTGAAGGAGAAAGCTGAGGAGTCAGCAGCTCCGACGGACCAATCGGAGAAGGCCAGTGAAGAAACACAGGAAGTAGGGAACGCCGAGGGAGAagtgaaggaaaaggagaaagagggCAAAGGAATATCTCGATACCTGCCAACATGGCTTAAAAAGCAGAAGTCGCAGAGCCAG ACCTCACCAACCAAGGAGGccccagagaaggaggagacacaggaagaggagaagcctACCCCAGAAGTGAACGGTCACGcagaggaagtcgtagagaagGAGCCAGAGAAGTCGGAGCAAGCAGAGCATAAAGGAGAAGAGTGTGAGACCAACGCCAGTGCAGGCACTGAG CCtacaaaggaagaaaaggagaaagacaGTGCAGAGGAACGTCCTGAAGAACCTAAGGCGACAAGAGAGGAGGACGCAGCAGAGGCGGCAAAGAGGGAgccagaaggagcagcagaaggtgtACAGGGGACAGGAGAAGAAGGCCAGACTTCCATTTTTCAGTCTCCTCTTCGGCTGGTGAAAAAGGGCAAGATGAAGCTGGTGGTCTGTCGTGTGAACCTGCTGGACGGGACTGACTTCACTTGTGAGGTGGAG aaGCGTGCCAGGGGTCAGTACCTGTTCTTCAAGGTATGTGAGCACCTCAACCTAATGGAGAAGGACTACTTTGGTTTGACATACAAGGACAGCCATGAACAGAAG TGTTGGTTGGATCCAACAAAGGAAATCAAGAAACAGATTTGCA GTAACAACTGGCAGTTTTCTTTCAATGTGAAGTTCTACCCTCCCGATCCCTCACTGCTCACTGAGGACATTACTAG GTacctgttgtgtctgcagctgcgCGATGATGTGGCCACAGGTCGACTGCCTTGCTCATTTGTCACTCACGCTCTGCTGGGCTCATACACGCTGCAG GCAGAATTTGGCGACTACGAACCCGACCAGCCACGGCCTCTCGATCACATCAGCCAGTGCAGGTTTGCACCCAGTCAGaacaaagagatggaggagaagattcTTGAACTCCATAAGTCTCACAG GGGCATGACACCAGCACAAGCCGACACCCAGTTTCTAGAAAATGCCAAGAAGCTATCCATGTATGGGGTGGATCTGCACCGTGCTAAG GATTCTGAGGGTGTGGACATCATGCTAGGAGTGTGTGCCAACGGACTCCTAGTTTACAAAGACAGACTTCGGATAAATCGGTTTGCCTGGCCCAAAATACTGAAGATTTCCTACAAGAGGAACAACTTTTACATTAAAATCAGACCAGGAGAG ACGGAGCAGTTTGAGAGCACGGTGGGGTTCAAGCTACAGAATCATCGATCGGCCAAAAGGCTGTGGAAAGTCTGCGTGGAGAATCACAGTTTCTTCAG ATTAAATGCACCAGAACCGCCCCCTAAAGCTCGCTTTTTGACTCTGGGCTCCAAGTTCCGTTACAGCGGACGAACTCAGGCCCAGACCCGCTTGGCGAGCTCCCTCATAGACCGCCCTGCTCCAAAATTCGAGCGCACCTCATCTAAACGCATCAGTCGGAGTCTGGACGGAG CACCAGTGATCAGCATCACTGACGCTGACTTGGCTGAGAACGGGCGCGAGCTCCACTCCGACTCTAAG CTGAAGGAGCTCACCCGAAGCCCCAGTGATGAAGAAGCCATGCCCACACAG CAGTCTCCCGGAGTGAGTGAGCTCGCCCCCTCTCAG GACCATGATAAGACCCAGGAAGAGGTCCTGAAACACCAAGCTAGCATTAGCCAGCTAAAACGCTCCTTTATGGAGGcgccacctccctcccctcctcagctCAACCAGTGGGAGAAGCGTCTCACCTCTTCACCTGCTACAATACGtattcagcagcagcaagtg GTGAGCGAGCCCCAGGTGGAAGCtgccaccaccgccgccgctgctgatAACACACTCTCTGACACCAAAGAACCTGCAAAG ACAATCGAAGTTGAAATAGAAGAAACGGTTGTCATCCAAGAGGTTTCCAAAATGACAAAACCTGAAGGTGACGTGGTCGCTATCGGATCTCTGAGCGAGCCAGGAGTAAAAACGTCGGAGCCCACCAACGTGGCGAGAGAGGAGAGCGTGTCGTccgagagcgagagcgaggaAGAAGCGGAGTACCATCCAAACGTCTCCGTGTCGATCGCTCGCACTCAGATaccagaggagaaggaagaggagctggaacagggggagaaaaaggaggagaagttGGTGGAGCCAGACACAGCGGCTCCAGGTGTGACCTCTGCTCCAGCCGAAGTCAGCCAGCCTGTAGAGGCCACCAgcccagaggaagagggagcacAAACCCTGGAGGAGaacgtggaggaggagaaagaagaagaggaggagaaggaggtggttGGAAGTGATGAGGTTCCTGTGATACCACCAGAGGAAGCTCCGAATGGAGTCACCCTGTCAGCGGAGGCTGCGACCGAGGTCCCCGCCCacacggaggaagaggaggagcctaAAATGAACGGCGAGGCCTCCCTGGCTGAAGCAGAGTCACGGCCACAGGTTATTTGTTGCTCTGAG CCGCCTGTGGTAAAGACAGAAATGGTGACAATTTCAGACACGTTTGCCGCCCAGAAAACTGAGATAGCCACAAAAGAGGTGCCCATCGTACACACGGAAACCAAGACCATCACATACGAAGCGGCGCAG TTGGACGGTAACGGAGACGGCGAGCCCGGCGTCTTGATGACGGCCCAGACAATTACATCAGAGTCTCTGTGCACGACCACAACCACGCACATCACCAAG ACTCTGAAAGGCGGCCTGTCGGAGACCAGGATCGAGAAGCGCATCGTCATCACCGGGGACTGCGACATCGACCACGACGAG GCGCTGGCCCAGGCCATAAAGGAGGCCAAAGAGCAACATCCTGACATGTCTGTTACCAGAGTGGTGGTTCATAAAGAAACTGAACTGACTGAGGACGAAGATTGA
- the epb41l2 gene encoding band 4.1-like protein 2 isoform X4: MTTEASSDTEVKEKAEESAAPTDQSEKASEETQEVGNAEGEVKEKEKEGKGISRYLPTWLKKQKSQSQTSPTKEAPEKEETQEEEKPTPEVNGHAEEVVEKEPEKSEQAEHKGEECETNASAGTEPTKEEKEKDSAEERPEEPKATREEDAAEAAKREPEGAAEGVQGTGEEGQTSIFQSPLRLVKKGKMKLVVCRVNLLDGTDFTCEVEKRARGQYLFFKVCEHLNLMEKDYFGLTYKDSHEQKCWLDPTKEIKKQICSNNWQFSFNVKFYPPDPSLLTEDITRYLLCLQLRDDVATGRLPCSFVTHALLGSYTLQAEFGDYEPDQPRPLDHISQCRFAPSQNKEMEEKILELHKSHRGMTPAQADTQFLENAKKLSMYGVDLHRAKDSEGVDIMLGVCANGLLVYKDRLRINRFAWPKILKISYKRNNFYIKIRPGETEQFESTVGFKLQNHRSAKRLWKVCVENHSFFRLNAPEPPPKARFLTLGSKFRYSGRTQAQTRLASSLIDRPAPKFERTSSKRISRSLDGAPVISITDADLAENGRELHSDSKLKELTRSPSDEEAMPTQSPGVSELAPSQSPMRVHGDNIYDHDKTQEEVLKHQASISQLKRSFMEAPPPSPPQLNQWEKRLTSSPATIRIQQQQVVSEPQVEAATTAAAADNTLSDTKEPAKTIEVEIEETVVIQEVSKMTKPEGDVVAIGSLSEPGVKTSEPTNVAREESVSSESESEEEAEYHPNVSVSIARTQIPEEKEEELEQGEKKEEKLVEPDTAAPGVTSAPAEVSQPVEATSPEEEGAQTLEENVEEEKEEEEEKEVVGSDEVPVIPPEEAPNGVTLSAEAATEVPAHTEEEEEPKMNGEASLAEAESRPQVICCSEPPVVKTEMVTISDTFAAQKTEIATKEVPIVHTETKTITYEAAQLDGNGDGEPGVLMTAQTITSESLCTTTTTHITKTLKGGLSETRIEKRIVITGDCDIDHDEALAQAIKEAKEQHPDMSVTRVVVHKETELTEDED; encoded by the exons atgacaacagaagCGAGCTCTGATACGGAGGTGAAGGAGAAAGCTGAGGAGTCAGCAGCTCCGACGGACCAATCGGAGAAGGCCAGTGAAGAAACACAGGAAGTAGGGAACGCCGAGGGAGAagtgaaggaaaaggagaaagagggCAAAGGAATATCTCGATACCTGCCAACATGGCTTAAAAAGCAGAAGTCGCAGAGCCAG ACCTCACCAACCAAGGAGGccccagagaaggaggagacacaggaagaggagaagcctACCCCAGAAGTGAACGGTCACGcagaggaagtcgtagagaagGAGCCAGAGAAGTCGGAGCAAGCAGAGCATAAAGGAGAAGAGTGTGAGACCAACGCCAGTGCAGGCACTGAG CCtacaaaggaagaaaaggagaaagacaGTGCAGAGGAACGTCCTGAAGAACCTAAGGCGACAAGAGAGGAGGACGCAGCAGAGGCGGCAAAGAGGGAgccagaaggagcagcagaaggtgtACAGGGGACAGGAGAAGAAGGCCAGACTTCCATTTTTCAGTCTCCTCTTCGGCTGGTGAAAAAGGGCAAGATGAAGCTGGTGGTCTGTCGTGTGAACCTGCTGGACGGGACTGACTTCACTTGTGAGGTGGAG aaGCGTGCCAGGGGTCAGTACCTGTTCTTCAAGGTATGTGAGCACCTCAACCTAATGGAGAAGGACTACTTTGGTTTGACATACAAGGACAGCCATGAACAGAAG TGTTGGTTGGATCCAACAAAGGAAATCAAGAAACAGATTTGCA GTAACAACTGGCAGTTTTCTTTCAATGTGAAGTTCTACCCTCCCGATCCCTCACTGCTCACTGAGGACATTACTAG GTacctgttgtgtctgcagctgcgCGATGATGTGGCCACAGGTCGACTGCCTTGCTCATTTGTCACTCACGCTCTGCTGGGCTCATACACGCTGCAG GCAGAATTTGGCGACTACGAACCCGACCAGCCACGGCCTCTCGATCACATCAGCCAGTGCAGGTTTGCACCCAGTCAGaacaaagagatggaggagaagattcTTGAACTCCATAAGTCTCACAG GGGCATGACACCAGCACAAGCCGACACCCAGTTTCTAGAAAATGCCAAGAAGCTATCCATGTATGGGGTGGATCTGCACCGTGCTAAG GATTCTGAGGGTGTGGACATCATGCTAGGAGTGTGTGCCAACGGACTCCTAGTTTACAAAGACAGACTTCGGATAAATCGGTTTGCCTGGCCCAAAATACTGAAGATTTCCTACAAGAGGAACAACTTTTACATTAAAATCAGACCAGGAGAG ACGGAGCAGTTTGAGAGCACGGTGGGGTTCAAGCTACAGAATCATCGATCGGCCAAAAGGCTGTGGAAAGTCTGCGTGGAGAATCACAGTTTCTTCAG ATTAAATGCACCAGAACCGCCCCCTAAAGCTCGCTTTTTGACTCTGGGCTCCAAGTTCCGTTACAGCGGACGAACTCAGGCCCAGACCCGCTTGGCGAGCTCCCTCATAGACCGCCCTGCTCCAAAATTCGAGCGCACCTCATCTAAACGCATCAGTCGGAGTCTGGACGGAG CACCAGTGATCAGCATCACTGACGCTGACTTGGCTGAGAACGGGCGCGAGCTCCACTCCGACTCTAAG CTGAAGGAGCTCACCCGAAGCCCCAGTGATGAAGAAGCCATGCCCACACAG TCTCCCGGAGTGAGTGAGCTCGCCCCCTCTCAG AGCCCAATGAGAGTGCACGGGGACAATATTTAT GACCATGATAAGACCCAGGAAGAGGTCCTGAAACACCAAGCTAGCATTAGCCAGCTAAAACGCTCCTTTATGGAGGcgccacctccctcccctcctcagctCAACCAGTGGGAGAAGCGTCTCACCTCTTCACCTGCTACAATACGtattcagcagcagcaagtg GTGAGCGAGCCCCAGGTGGAAGCtgccaccaccgccgccgctgctgatAACACACTCTCTGACACCAAAGAACCTGCAAAG ACAATCGAAGTTGAAATAGAAGAAACGGTTGTCATCCAAGAGGTTTCCAAAATGACAAAACCTGAAGGTGACGTGGTCGCTATCGGATCTCTGAGCGAGCCAGGAGTAAAAACGTCGGAGCCCACCAACGTGGCGAGAGAGGAGAGCGTGTCGTccgagagcgagagcgaggaAGAAGCGGAGTACCATCCAAACGTCTCCGTGTCGATCGCTCGCACTCAGATaccagaggagaaggaagaggagctggaacagggggagaaaaaggaggagaagttGGTGGAGCCAGACACAGCGGCTCCAGGTGTGACCTCTGCTCCAGCCGAAGTCAGCCAGCCTGTAGAGGCCACCAgcccagaggaagagggagcacAAACCCTGGAGGAGaacgtggaggaggagaaagaagaagaggaggagaaggaggtggttGGAAGTGATGAGGTTCCTGTGATACCACCAGAGGAAGCTCCGAATGGAGTCACCCTGTCAGCGGAGGCTGCGACCGAGGTCCCCGCCCacacggaggaagaggaggagcctaAAATGAACGGCGAGGCCTCCCTGGCTGAAGCAGAGTCACGGCCACAGGTTATTTGTTGCTCTGAG CCGCCTGTGGTAAAGACAGAAATGGTGACAATTTCAGACACGTTTGCCGCCCAGAAAACTGAGATAGCCACAAAAGAGGTGCCCATCGTACACACGGAAACCAAGACCATCACATACGAAGCGGCGCAG TTGGACGGTAACGGAGACGGCGAGCCCGGCGTCTTGATGACGGCCCAGACAATTACATCAGAGTCTCTGTGCACGACCACAACCACGCACATCACCAAG ACTCTGAAAGGCGGCCTGTCGGAGACCAGGATCGAGAAGCGCATCGTCATCACCGGGGACTGCGACATCGACCACGACGAG GCGCTGGCCCAGGCCATAAAGGAGGCCAAAGAGCAACATCCTGACATGTCTGTTACCAGAGTGGTGGTTCATAAAGAAACTGAACTGACTGAGGACGAAGATTGA
- the epb41l2 gene encoding band 4.1-like protein 2 isoform X6, whose product MTTEASSDTEVKEKAEESAAPTDQSEKASEETQEVGNAEGEVKEKEKEGKGISRYLPTWLKKQKSQSQTSPTKEAPEKEETQEEEKPTPEVNGHAEEVVEKEPEKSEQAEHKGEECETNASAGTEPTKEEKEKDSAEERPEEPKATREEDAAEAAKREPEGAAEGVQGTGEEGQTSIFQSPLRLVKKGKMKLVVCRVNLLDGTDFTCEVEKRARGQYLFFKVCEHLNLMEKDYFGLTYKDSHEQKCWLDPTKEIKKQICSNNWQFSFNVKFYPPDPSLLTEDITRYLLCLQLRDDVATGRLPCSFVTHALLGSYTLQAEFGDYEPDQPRPLDHISQCRFAPSQNKEMEEKILELHKSHRGMTPAQADTQFLENAKKLSMYGVDLHRAKDSEGVDIMLGVCANGLLVYKDRLRINRFAWPKILKISYKRNNFYIKIRPGETEQFESTVGFKLQNHRSAKRLWKVCVENHSFFRLNAPEPPPKARFLTLGSKFRYSGRTQAQTRLASSLIDRPAPKFERTSSKRISRSLDGAPVISITDADLAENGRELHSDSKLKELTRSPSDEEAMPTQSPGVSELAPSQDHDKTQEEVLKHQASISQLKRSFMEAPPPSPPQLNQWEKRLTSSPATIRIQQQQVVSEPQVEAATTAAAADNTLSDTKEPAKTIEVEIEETVVIQEVSKMTKPEGDVVAIGSLSEPGVKTSEPTNVAREESVSSESESEEEAEYHPNVSVSIARTQIPEEKEEELEQGEKKEEKLVEPDTAAPGVTSAPAEVSQPVEATSPEEEGAQTLEENVEEEKEEEEEKEVVGSDEVPVIPPEEAPNGVTLSAEAATEVPAHTEEEEEPKMNGEASLAEAESRPQVICCSEPPVVKTEMVTISDTFAAQKTEIATKEVPIVHTETKTITYEAAQLDGNGDGEPGVLMTAQTITSESLCTTTTTHITKTLKGGLSETRIEKRIVITGDCDIDHDEALAQAIKEAKEQHPDMSVTRVVVHKETELTEDED is encoded by the exons atgacaacagaagCGAGCTCTGATACGGAGGTGAAGGAGAAAGCTGAGGAGTCAGCAGCTCCGACGGACCAATCGGAGAAGGCCAGTGAAGAAACACAGGAAGTAGGGAACGCCGAGGGAGAagtgaaggaaaaggagaaagagggCAAAGGAATATCTCGATACCTGCCAACATGGCTTAAAAAGCAGAAGTCGCAGAGCCAG ACCTCACCAACCAAGGAGGccccagagaaggaggagacacaggaagaggagaagcctACCCCAGAAGTGAACGGTCACGcagaggaagtcgtagagaagGAGCCAGAGAAGTCGGAGCAAGCAGAGCATAAAGGAGAAGAGTGTGAGACCAACGCCAGTGCAGGCACTGAG CCtacaaaggaagaaaaggagaaagacaGTGCAGAGGAACGTCCTGAAGAACCTAAGGCGACAAGAGAGGAGGACGCAGCAGAGGCGGCAAAGAGGGAgccagaaggagcagcagaaggtgtACAGGGGACAGGAGAAGAAGGCCAGACTTCCATTTTTCAGTCTCCTCTTCGGCTGGTGAAAAAGGGCAAGATGAAGCTGGTGGTCTGTCGTGTGAACCTGCTGGACGGGACTGACTTCACTTGTGAGGTGGAG aaGCGTGCCAGGGGTCAGTACCTGTTCTTCAAGGTATGTGAGCACCTCAACCTAATGGAGAAGGACTACTTTGGTTTGACATACAAGGACAGCCATGAACAGAAG TGTTGGTTGGATCCAACAAAGGAAATCAAGAAACAGATTTGCA GTAACAACTGGCAGTTTTCTTTCAATGTGAAGTTCTACCCTCCCGATCCCTCACTGCTCACTGAGGACATTACTAG GTacctgttgtgtctgcagctgcgCGATGATGTGGCCACAGGTCGACTGCCTTGCTCATTTGTCACTCACGCTCTGCTGGGCTCATACACGCTGCAG GCAGAATTTGGCGACTACGAACCCGACCAGCCACGGCCTCTCGATCACATCAGCCAGTGCAGGTTTGCACCCAGTCAGaacaaagagatggaggagaagattcTTGAACTCCATAAGTCTCACAG GGGCATGACACCAGCACAAGCCGACACCCAGTTTCTAGAAAATGCCAAGAAGCTATCCATGTATGGGGTGGATCTGCACCGTGCTAAG GATTCTGAGGGTGTGGACATCATGCTAGGAGTGTGTGCCAACGGACTCCTAGTTTACAAAGACAGACTTCGGATAAATCGGTTTGCCTGGCCCAAAATACTGAAGATTTCCTACAAGAGGAACAACTTTTACATTAAAATCAGACCAGGAGAG ACGGAGCAGTTTGAGAGCACGGTGGGGTTCAAGCTACAGAATCATCGATCGGCCAAAAGGCTGTGGAAAGTCTGCGTGGAGAATCACAGTTTCTTCAG ATTAAATGCACCAGAACCGCCCCCTAAAGCTCGCTTTTTGACTCTGGGCTCCAAGTTCCGTTACAGCGGACGAACTCAGGCCCAGACCCGCTTGGCGAGCTCCCTCATAGACCGCCCTGCTCCAAAATTCGAGCGCACCTCATCTAAACGCATCAGTCGGAGTCTGGACGGAG CACCAGTGATCAGCATCACTGACGCTGACTTGGCTGAGAACGGGCGCGAGCTCCACTCCGACTCTAAG CTGAAGGAGCTCACCCGAAGCCCCAGTGATGAAGAAGCCATGCCCACACAG TCTCCCGGAGTGAGTGAGCTCGCCCCCTCTCAG GACCATGATAAGACCCAGGAAGAGGTCCTGAAACACCAAGCTAGCATTAGCCAGCTAAAACGCTCCTTTATGGAGGcgccacctccctcccctcctcagctCAACCAGTGGGAGAAGCGTCTCACCTCTTCACCTGCTACAATACGtattcagcagcagcaagtg GTGAGCGAGCCCCAGGTGGAAGCtgccaccaccgccgccgctgctgatAACACACTCTCTGACACCAAAGAACCTGCAAAG ACAATCGAAGTTGAAATAGAAGAAACGGTTGTCATCCAAGAGGTTTCCAAAATGACAAAACCTGAAGGTGACGTGGTCGCTATCGGATCTCTGAGCGAGCCAGGAGTAAAAACGTCGGAGCCCACCAACGTGGCGAGAGAGGAGAGCGTGTCGTccgagagcgagagcgaggaAGAAGCGGAGTACCATCCAAACGTCTCCGTGTCGATCGCTCGCACTCAGATaccagaggagaaggaagaggagctggaacagggggagaaaaaggaggagaagttGGTGGAGCCAGACACAGCGGCTCCAGGTGTGACCTCTGCTCCAGCCGAAGTCAGCCAGCCTGTAGAGGCCACCAgcccagaggaagagggagcacAAACCCTGGAGGAGaacgtggaggaggagaaagaagaagaggaggagaaggaggtggttGGAAGTGATGAGGTTCCTGTGATACCACCAGAGGAAGCTCCGAATGGAGTCACCCTGTCAGCGGAGGCTGCGACCGAGGTCCCCGCCCacacggaggaagaggaggagcctaAAATGAACGGCGAGGCCTCCCTGGCTGAAGCAGAGTCACGGCCACAGGTTATTTGTTGCTCTGAG CCGCCTGTGGTAAAGACAGAAATGGTGACAATTTCAGACACGTTTGCCGCCCAGAAAACTGAGATAGCCACAAAAGAGGTGCCCATCGTACACACGGAAACCAAGACCATCACATACGAAGCGGCGCAG TTGGACGGTAACGGAGACGGCGAGCCCGGCGTCTTGATGACGGCCCAGACAATTACATCAGAGTCTCTGTGCACGACCACAACCACGCACATCACCAAG ACTCTGAAAGGCGGCCTGTCGGAGACCAGGATCGAGAAGCGCATCGTCATCACCGGGGACTGCGACATCGACCACGACGAG GCGCTGGCCCAGGCCATAAAGGAGGCCAAAGAGCAACATCCTGACATGTCTGTTACCAGAGTGGTGGTTCATAAAGAAACTGAACTGACTGAGGACGAAGATTGA